From a region of the Besnoitia besnoiti strain Bb-Ger1 chromosome I, whole genome shotgun sequence genome:
- a CDS encoding rhoptry protein ROP16 (encoded by transcript BESB_001500) encodes MRLARPHTFSPDSNKRWTWPAATTVETPSFSLERSLASGRPPVALPSRDHPSGRSVVLTDFARSSHGFGGAYSDSGTRGYGMEQTTQETLPHGMPPSSARASRIAPEVRLHHPIIPHDITIPSPASVGPTSPRTTTSLNAARMQPVPTQSEYMAIHDLQLSLSPPPPGDRQPAKISQGYVTLEDSLAAFFSNMRIARRHETSPDEIQALHFIAEKLLGSVPDIRALTAAVQEAIREQKREARDTRASELFRTPIEAAVETVLPVGKPVSVQTDGGAQMRLINKGILGSGCFGVVLKVSLEDRRKYAAKMAYGKVERGPGMSRQALQAEIARLKTRIETTVQAELGVRGKLLATGHTPEDLKRFRLCVCTQILRLPTEVSREVVLDSTTVFLSREIMLQPLLGPTMASLVRRHPSFTLQRAVAREVVLAIAGLHELGFAHGDVKMSNILFHDDGSAYLVDIGSAAPLYSRMTNLDSIYARLGSPELARLWQGRATGPVVRAGADAWALGSILFQFTCAGRLHYRISDVEERLLGMHLMSIQLSEFSYHYCPAPDPAVMGIALRFLDTIAERRPSVVPFTRQHAFFGDPSDAISSDFPSWTQRCPLTFMRKPTMKHGKVKRMIFVVNGYKRAYRSFASLLSGGDKFWITRNGSLT; translated from the coding sequence ATGCGGCTGGCGAGACCCCACACATTTTCTCCTGATAGCAACAAACGATGGACATGGCCTGCAGCTACAACGGTAGAGACTCCCAGTTTCTCTCTGGAAAGATCGCTTGCAAGTGGAAGACCACCGGTAGCGCTACCGAGTCGCGACCACCCGTCGGGACGCTCGGTTGTCTTGACAGATTTCGCACGCAGTTCACATGGGTTTGGCGGCGCGTACAGTGACTCAGGCACACGGGGGTACGGGATGGAACAGACGACACAAGAAACCTTGCCGCATGGCAtgccgccttcctctgctaGGGCGTCACGGATCGCCCCCGAAGTACGGCTCCACCACCCGATCATTCCACATGATATCACAATACCTTCGCCAGCTTCCGTCGGCCCAACATCACCTAGAACCACAACATCGTTGAACGCCGCACGGATGCAACCTGTGCCTACGCAGAGTGAGTATATGGCAATACACGACTTGCAACTGTCTCTGTCGCCACCCCCACCAGGCGATCGACAGCCCGCGAAGATCTCGCAAGGATATGTGACATTAGAGGACAGCCTGGCCGCGTTCTTCTCCAACATGCGTATTGCGAGGAGACATGAAACGAGTCCAGACGAAATTCAAGCCCTGCATTTCATTGCTGAAAAACTCCTTGGATCTGTACCCGACATTCGCGCACTAACCGCCGCTGTCCAGGAAGCAATACGAGAACAGAAGCGAGAGGCACGTGATACGCGAGCCAGTGAACTGTTCCGAACTCCGATTGAAGCCGCTGTGGAAACAGTCCTCCCCGTGGGCAAACCCGTCTCAGTTCAAACCGATGGGGGGGCGCAGATGAGGCTGATCAATAAGGGGATCCTCGGGTCAGGATGCTTCGGCGTTGTGTTGAAGGTATCTCTAGAAGACAGGCGTAAGTATGCAGCGAAAATGGCGTACGGCAAGGTCGAGCGGGGACCCGGTATGTCGCGTCAGGCATTGCAGGCGGAGATTGCAAGGCTCAAGACGCGAATAGAGACAACAGTTCAGGCGGAATTGGGCGTTAGAGGAAAGTTGCTGGCGACAGGCCACACGCCTGAGGACTTGAAGCGGTTCAGGCTTTGCGTGTGCACTCAGATTTTGAGACTTCCCACTGAGGTATCCCGGGAAGTTGTACTCGACTCGACAACCGTGTTTCTCTCCAGAGAAATCATGCTGCAGCCCCTCCTGGGTCCGACAATGGCGAGTCTAGTCAGGCGGCACCCGTCATTTACCTTGCAGCGGGCTGTGGCAAGAGAGGTGGTACTCGCGATTGCGGGGCTCCACGAGCTTGGGTTTGCCCATGGAGACGTCAAAATGAGCAACATTCTTTTTCATGATGACGGGTCTGCGTACTTGGTGGATATCGGCTCCGCGGCCCCTTTATACAGCCGCATGACCAATCTAGATTCAATCTACGCGAGACTAGGTTCTCCTGAGCTTGCGAGGCTCTGGCAGGGACGTGCCACTGGCCCTGTTGTTCGCGCTGGGGCAGACGCCTGGGCGTTAGGCTCAATCCTCTTTCAGTTCACCTGCGCCGGGCGGCTACATTACCGCATCTCCGATGTGGAAGAGAGACTGCTGGGTATGCACCTTATGAGCATCCAGTTGTCCGAGTTCTCGTATCATTACTGTCCCGCGCCTGACCCGGCAGTAATGGGCATTGCCTTGCGTTTTCTGGATACGATTGCAGAAAGACGGCCATCAGTCGTGCCATTCACGCGACAGCACGCCTTTTTCGGTGATCCCTCGGACGCAATCAGTTCTGATTTCCCGTCTTGGACACAGCGGTGTCCCTTAACTTTCATGCGTAAACCTACGATGAAACACGGCAAAGTTAAAAGAATGATCTTTGTGGTGAACGGGTACAAACGGGCTTATCGTTCATTTGCGTCCTTACTCTCCGGCGGGGATAAGTTCTGGATTACTCGCAATGGGAGTTTGACGTGA
- a CDS encoding hypothetical protein (encoded by transcript BESB_001510): MVQAAMLYGVVPAFLSLALRMTYGEVLVDRTETHPPRGSVETGVPAGLHSFRALLQISAHKLPDPDAPAGDPRGARAQPSPKRSTGEGGGADPTAAEESKTPEGGEGTSSGPDSEHEAPRQEQRSRLRLSVISKRLRGLSIRRPSLPSTKKESPGAEGGPSPLSPTPSLQSRRGTAQRPLLLPQQGKEDSSARRGWLSRGSGSRSESQPSVKVEFSSPFGTKWFKGPARDTTPSPTPPSASAPPSPRTPTEPGPEPSGSQRKSGRRWGWKPEEPSDPESLSAPLTLSTESHSPAAAVTRTARALWKPPRGLLTLKHLEAREGLVSRGPSQRDRKRVVPPALAKSDFEVSPRGLKKPQPTPRERAPGPSGPTSPGPQPQRTAPRGSPAEKVGTGSGRAPSGLRSGIRKPGSSKLPLGATQQRPTAAAGDPETQGPQDKSYTKKKPSSQSPLPSAGVGKAGVGKTPAGESAGAPLRAGAATGRQPPAESGKELKKEEKGPRSLLTIGLPVKSGLPTGGLKRSLSEKTPKSPPVVAGFGSPPSPRASAEKAADVKRFGFGSHKAGYRSGDSSDYEEGKPPHLKIPQYGEPGSPVYGPSWGRGAMSGAAGPWQIKPEEFFPTEMAPTEQGSLTRGSPVARGPAAGGAAALGDAQDEGPQLQQAALIMLASPGNEEDQKGIIRTEVERWTKLRKGCNIDRGQPSPAQVAAEVLFPDGKIITTTDAEGNTVALASGGYICSGAFGVVIKVTTSRGDVFAAKLSYGKVRIPQGQSVSDIREAAKLEMIKVTIAVEEELKARRLFLKRGFSVQQFKEGFNVIVTSAILKVKNEMMVHLQRDSLLILFSSIILLQKLLGPSLKDIMQVFPPPEFQGAAARALLLAVAKLHTLGLAHGDIRASNFIFDAVGNGFLIDLASVHELHDPVAPGEKTYMPHHAPEVAAAMLSQYDYNRLVREKLDVWQTGATIFEITCDGNLPYGLIADAAFLRRRRRDLASLTRSQFSLWYCSSPVPAVAGLAYILLEPDPDKRPTISEVVSNPFFHS, translated from the exons ATGGTGCAGGCAGCAATGTTGTACGGGGTTGTGCCTGCGTTCCTCTCCCTTGCGTTGCGCATGACGTACGGCGAAGTTCTGGTCGACCGAACTGAGACCCACCCGCCCAGAGGATCGGTCGAGACGGGTGTTCCCGCCGGCCTGCATTCATTTCGTGCCCTGCTTCAGATTTCCGCTCATAAACTGCCTGACCCAGACGCCCCTGCCGGCGACCCACGAGGAGCTCGTGCGCAGCCCTCTCCAAAGCGTTCgacgggggaggggggcggcgccgatcCCACAGCTGCGGAAGAGAGCAAAACACCGGAAGGAGGTGAAGGCACCAGTTCCGGGCCAGATAGCGAGCACGAAGCACCACGGCAAGAGCAGCGTTCGCGCCTCCGTCTGAGTGTTATCTCGAAGAGACTGCGTGGTCTATCGATTCGCCGGCCAAGCCTTCCCTCTACCAAGAAAGAATCACCTGGAGCAGAAGGGGGCCCAAGTCCCCTCTCTCCGACACCCTCGCTGCAATCGCGGCGTGGAACCGCCCAGAggccgcttcttcttcctcaacAGGGGAAAGAAGATTCCTCTGCGAGACGTGGCTGGCTCTCGCGTGGTTCAGGCTCCCGCAGCGAATCTCAACCAAGCGTAAAAGTTGAGTTCTCATCTCCGTTTGGGACGAAGTGGTTCAAAGGGCCCGCCCGAGACACCACACCAAGCCCGACTCCGCCCTCGGCATCAGCTCCCCCCAGCCCACGAACGCCAACAGAGCCCGGCCCTGAACCAAGCGGCAGTCAACGGAAAAGTGGGCGTCGGTGGGGGTGGAAGCCTGAGGAACCTAGTGATCCTGAGTCACTGTCCGCCCCCCTCACGCTCTCAACTGAAAGTCATAGCCCCGCTGCCGCAGTGACAAGAACTGCTCGGGCGTTGTGGAAGCCCCCGCGAGGCCTCCTGACCCTGAAACACCTCGAAGCTCGAGAAGGCTTAGTCTCAAGAGGTCCCAGTCAGCGAGACCGCAAAAG GGTTGTTCCCCCTGCATTAGCAAAATCGGATTTCGAGGTCTCTCCTCGTGGTCTCAAAAAACCTCAACCGACGCCCAGGGAGAGAGCACCTGGGCCATCCGGTCCAACGTCGCCAGGTCCTCAACCCCAGAGGACTGCTCCCCGGGGGTCTCCTGCTGAAAAGGTTGGGACTGGTTcagggcgcgcgccttcggggCTACGGTCCGGAATTCGAAAACCTGGCTCTTCAAAGCTGCCGCTGGGGGCCACTCAACAGCGTCCaacggctgctgcaggagacCCTGAAACGCAAGGCCCTCAGGATAAAAGCTACACGAAGAAAAAGCCATCCTCTCAGAGTCCCTTGCCGTCTGCCGGAGTTGGCAAAGCTGGTGTTGGAAAGACTCCAGCGGGAGAAAGCGCAGGCGCACCCTTGCGGGCTGGTGCAGCCACAGGCCGTCAGCCCCCTGCTGAAAGTGGCAAGGAGCtcaagaaagaagagaaaggccCCCGATCTCTCTTGACCATTGGATTGCCAGTAAAATCTGGACTTCCCACGGGTGGCCTCAAAAGATCTCTGTCGGAGAAAACCCCCAAATCACCTCCGGTCGTAGCAGGATTCGGAAGCCCTCCGTCCCCCCGTGCTAGTGCAGAGAAAGCTGCAGATGTGAAGAGATTCGGATTTGGTTCACACAAAGCCGGCTATCGCTCCGGCGACTCGTCAGATTACGAGGAAG GCAAACCACCGCACTTGAAGATCCCACAATACGGCGAGCCTGGATCTCCAGTTTACGGCCCCTCCTGGGGGAGGGGTGCGATGAGTGGAGCCGCCGGTCCTTGGCAAATCAAGCCAGAGGAGTTTTTCCCGACTGAAATGGCCCCAACCGAGCAAGGCAGTTTGACGAGGGGGAGTCCTGTAGCGCGCGGacctgcagcaggcggtgCCGCCGCTTtgggagacgcgcaggacgaAGGGCCTCAACTACAGCAAGCTGCGCTCATCATGTTGGCGTCGCCAGGCAATGAGGAGGATCAAAAGGGAATCATACGGACAGAAGTGGAACGTTGGACGAAGCTGCGCAAAGGATGTAACATAGACAGGGGACAACCATCACCCGCGCAGGTTGCGGCTGAGGTCTTGTTTCCTGATGGAAAAATTATTACAACTACCGACGCGGAAGGAAACACAGTAGCactcgcgagcggcggatATATTTGCAGTGGTGCATTTGGAGTGGTCATCAAAGTAACTACCTCACGCGGGGATGTATTCGCAGCAAAACTGTCTTACGGCAAGGTTAGGATACCGCAGGGACAAAGCGTGTCGGATATCCGCGAAGCAGCCAAGTTAGAAATGATTAAGGTGACGATCGCCGTGGAGGAAGAACTTAAAGCCCGGCGGTTGTTTTTGAAACGTGGGTTCTCTGTGCAGCAATTTAAAGAGGGTTTCAACGTGATTGTAACTTCTGCCATTTTGAAAGTCAAGAACGAAATGATGGTCCACCTACAGAGGGACAGTTTATTGATTTTGTTTTCCAGCATCATATTGCTTCAGAAGCTGCTAGGACCATCGTTGAAGGATATAATGCAGGTGTTTCCGCCTCCGGAGTTCCAGGGTGCTGCTGCGAGAGCACTGCTGCTGGCAGTGGCCAAGCTGCACACCCTTGGCCTTGCTCACGGGGACATCCGAGCAAGTAACTTTATCTTCGATGCAGTGGGCAATGGATTTTTGATCGACCTTGCCTCAGTGCACGAGCTACACGATCCCGTTGCACCCGGGGAGAAAACTTATATGCCGCATCACGCCCCTGAGGTTGCGGCGGCCATGCTGTCCCAATATGATTACAACAGGTTAGTGCGAGAGAAACTGGACGTTTGGCAGACGGGAGCGACAATATTCGAAATCACCTGCGATGGCAATCTTCCCTATGGGCTGATAGCGGATGCAGCCTTCCtgagaagacgacggagggACCTGGCTTCCCTCACGCGCAGTCAATTTTCTCTGTGGTATTGCTCGTCTCCTGTTCCCGCAGTAGCGGGCCTAGCTTACATTTTGCTTGAACCCGACCCTGATAAGCGGCCAACCATTTCCGAGGTCGTGAGCAACCCATTTTTCCACTCTTGA
- a CDS encoding hypothetical protein (encoded by transcript BESB_001520), with protein MMVTLSTWSTLCVLLFSSARGSAYGGTPARRSEAAQPTESRERPLLPHFGSSHALIQISPHIPSQGGPEPYKSTDSAQSSESEAAERAMHSAASNGGGNGHAAIHGREETSLQRKDRTESGTEATLLSRHGSQRLLKFARRVRDLAGELIIPIPGAHFTRKLSQRKTSSSPRRPEATLEGRESPFGHLSPPLLNAMTNEPLSQQQGAPSPDAGWRITEPLRDLVARLASSLPLGHKARFSVPASRHLSTKADASLEESAGDSRGPANSSWSRPPNSKALGVEHASPGRHTDRQSQKRPASGRERGRWVPTPSSIRSSSGRFTPTKRRSTRTYKRMPSAATRGLDGKNSRGCLRATSPSVPPSSIGSTMSLRLPRESVHDVFSPLYFISPPSTPDALQPPADGAPPPRAPVPAPPRVEWGREIEGPSFFIPEASNWPGEEQVGAAATAAAHNSEGVRLQRAAIQTLAVPAKPELANALRAQVRAWRESGVAKRCTHQRRHPVETAIQLVFPEGMALKAVDSQGQSVGLVSGGYVCHGSFGVIIKVVTESAEAFAAKIPYGMVHDEDSKTPQEKEAAIQAEKKKIWGIVDEEITTRERLLATGYSVAQLRRYFRLVVTVAVLTVNQAVSLEVHADKATVLLSSVLLIQPLLGPSMRDLLPAAADHRVQLAAARGMVLAVAGAHRLGFTHGDVRLSNFVLDDKGEVLLVDLSTAKPLRSCLDPGEKIYVAHCSPEAAQAILNFSSFDAVLRGSFDVWQLGASLFEFACEKSLPYTMSGLHFPTLEKRLLSLAAVQHTEFSVWYCPYFDQTVMGIAFMFLNPKPEMRPVLSQFVAHPFFSEWLPVEEH; from the coding sequence ATGATGGTGACCCTGAGTACGTGGTCCACTCTCTGTGTTTTGCTCTTCTCGTCTGCCCGGGGCTCGGCGTACGGAGGAACTCCAGCTCGGCGAtctgaagccgcgcagcccaCTGAATCCCGAGAGCGGCCGTTGCTTCCACATTTCGGTTCCTCCCATGCCCTGATTCAAATTTCTCCTCACATCCCTTCACAAGGTGGGCCTGAACCGTATAAATCAACAGATTCTGCGCAGTCCTCTGAATcggaggctgcagagcgagCCATGCATTCCGCTGCCAGCAATGGCGGAGGGAATGGACACGCGGCAATACATGGAAGAGAAGAAACTTCTTTGCAGAGGAAGGATAGAACAGAAAGCGGAACTGAGGCGACGCTTTTATCGCGACACGGCTCTCAAAGGCTCCTGAAATTTGCACGACGAGTGCGAGACCTCGCTGGGGAGCTGATAATTCCGATTCCAGGCGCGCACTTTACGCGAAAGTTGAGTCAAAGAAAAACCTCCTCGTCACCTCGTCGCCCAGAGGCAACCTTGGAGGGGCGAGAGTCGCCGTTCGGCCACTTGAGCCCCCCTCTTTTAAACGCGATGACCAATGAACCCCTGTCCCAACAGCAAGGAGCGCCTTCTCCAGATGCGGGTTGGAGGATCACCGAGCCACTGCGAGACTTGGTTGCTCGCCTCGCatcttcgcttcctctggGGCACAAGGCTCGATTCTCTGTGCCAGCTTCGAGGCATCTTTCGACGAAGGCGGATGCTTCGCTTGAGGAGTCCGCAGGTGACAGTCGCGGGCCTGCCAATAGTTCCTGGTCGAGACCCCCAAACAGCAAAGCACTCGGGGTTGAGCATGCGTCGCCAGGTCGTCACACCGACAGGCAGAGTCAGAAACGACCTGCATCGGGGCGAGAACGTGGACGGTGGGTACCCACTCCTTCCAGCATCCGCTCGTCTTCAGGCCGATTCACACCTACAAAGCGACGATCGACCCGAACCTACAAACGCATGCCGTCGGCAGCTACCAGAGGGCTAGATGGGAAAAACAGCAGAGGCTGTTTACGCGCCACGTCGCCGTCTGTGCCACCATCGTCCATCGGCTCTACGATGTCACTTCGGTTGCCTCGTGAATCTGTCCACGACGTATTTTCTCCCTTATATTTCATATCCCCTCCGAGCACGCCGGACGCCTTgcagccgcctgcagacggcgccccccctccgcgggcaccggtgccggcgccgccgagggtTGAATGGGGAAGGGAGATTGAAGGACCGAGTTTTTTTATCCCAGAAGCTTCCAACTGGCCTGGGGAAGAGCAAGTCGGCGCGGCCGCTACTGCTGCTGCACACAACAGCGAAGGAGTCCGTCTGCAACGAGCTGCCATCCAGACTCTGGCTGTACCCGCGAAACCAGAGCTCGCCAATGCACTGCGTGCACAGGTACGTGCGTGGAGAGAAAGCGGGGTAGCGAAGCGGTGCACGCACCAACGTAGGCATCCCGTCGAGACAGCAATCCAGCTAGTATTTCCAGAGGGCATGGCCCTAAAGGCAGTCGACAGCCAGGGACAGTCGGTCGGACTTGTGAGCGGCGGATATGTTTGCCATGGGTCGTTTGGAGTTATTATCAAGGTCGTTACCGAATCAGCAGAGGCGTTTGCGGCGAAGATTCCTTATGGCATGGTTCACGACGAGGATAGCAAAACCCCGcaggagaaagaggcagcAATCcaagcagagaagaagaagataTGGGGGATAGTCGACGAGGAGATAACGACTCGAGAGAGGCTGCTAGCTACGGGATACTCCGTGGCACAACTTCGGCGCTATTTTAGGTTGGTCGTTACAGTCGCAGTGCTGACGGTCAACCAGGCAGTAAGCCTTGAGGTTCATGCCGACAAGGCAACTGTTTTGCTTTCCAGCGTTTTGCTGATTCAGCCCTTGCTAGGTCCGTCGATGAGAGACTTGTTgccagcggctgcagaccACAGAGTGCAGTTGGCTGCCGCAAGAGGGATGGTGTTGGCTGTGGCTGGCGCTCATAGGCTCGGTTTCACGCACGGAGACGTTCGCCTCAGTAATTTTGTCCTTGATGACAAGGGCGAAGTACTCTTGGTCGACCTCAGTACAGCCAAGCCCTTGAGAAGCTGTCTCGATCCGGGAGAAAAAATCTACGTAGCTCATTGCTCGCCGGAGGCCGCTCAGGCCATTTTGAACTTTTCGTCGTTTGATGCCGTCCTTCGTGGAAGCTTTGATGTATGGCAGTTAGGCGCTTCGCTGTTCGAATTTGCATGCGAAAAGAGCCTTCCCTACACGATGTCGGGATTGCACTTTCCGACTTTGGAGAAGCGCCTGCTATCCCTTGCCGCGGTGCAGCATACGGAGTTTTCTGTGTGGTACTGTCCTTACTTTGATCAAACGGTCATGGGCATTGCTTTCATGTTTCTAAATCCGAAGCCTGAGATGCGACCTGTGCTTTCACAGTTCGTGGCACACCCATTTTTTTCTGAGTGGCTCCCAGTCGAAGAGCACTGA